The Spirochaetota bacterium genome includes the window TGTCATGTTTTTTGTTTGTTTGGCGATAGTTACTGTGAAAAACCTGGGCAGGGAAATCCCCTGAAACTGAGAGGACGAAGCTGTCCATTTGTCACCGCAAGTGGCGTAAGCCCCGTGGCGGTCTCTTGTTGCCGTAATGTCATTGCGAACGAAGTGCTTGCACTGAGTGCTTCGACGAGCTCAGCAACCACTTGTCGAAGGGAAGCAATCCCAATACCACGAAAGGCGAGATTGCTTCGTCGCTGGCGCTCCTCGCAATGACAGGGTTGCATTACTATAAATCAAAGAATGAAAAATTTAATTGTAAAATCTATGACTTAAAAATATACTATTCTACATAGAGATTTAATTGATGGGGGAGGGCCTGTGAAAAAACTACCCATAGGCATACAGAGTTTTGAAAAGAAAACAATAGGTTATAATTATTTACACAAAAAATATAATTGGAGGTGAAAAATGTTAATACATACTTTTACAGCAGTAATTCATAAAGAAGATGATATTTATGTTGCTGAGTGTCCAGAAGTTGGAACTGTAAGTCAAGGATATACAATTGATGAAGCAATTGCAAATTTAAAAGAAGCTACCGAGTTATATCTTGAAGAATTTCATATAAGAGATTTCCCGAAAACTCTTTTAACTACCTTTGAGGCAGCTATTGATGCATAAGCTAAAAAGAATTTCTGGTGAAGAAACAATAAAAAGATTAGAAAGATTTGGATTTCAACGAGTGCGTCAACGAGGTAGCCATGTTGTTTTGAAAAAGCAAACATTGGAAGGCGAAATTGGTTGTGTTGTTCCATTACATAAAGAATTAGCAATTGGAACTCTGCGCGGTATTTTGAAACAGGCAAAGCTAACAGTGGAAGAATTTATGAAGGATAGTAGTTAATATATCAGTAAACGTAAGGTATTAGATTGCGTACATATTTGTAAAGTTCTATAGATAGAGTTTAGCAAAGAGCAAAAGGATTTGGTGAGCTTCGAATACAAGCGTGATGGGTGATGTGTGATGGGTGATGTGTGATGGGTGATGAGTGATGGGTGAAGGGTGATGAGATTGCCACGCACCTGCGGTGTTTGCAAATGATAGGTTGCATTAGTTAATTACCGCGGGAGTGCTTTCAAAGGAGAAAAAAG containing:
- a CDS encoding type II toxin-antitoxin system HicB family antitoxin, with the translated sequence MLIHTFTAVIHKEDDIYVAECPEVGTVSQGYTIDEAIANLKEATELYLEEFHIRDFPKTLLTTFEAAIDA
- a CDS encoding type II toxin-antitoxin system HicA family toxin produces the protein MHKLKRISGEETIKRLERFGFQRVRQRGSHVVLKKQTLEGEIGCVVPLHKELAIGTLRGILKQAKLTVEEFMKDSS